The following coding sequences are from one Dromaius novaehollandiae isolate bDroNov1 chromosome 22, bDroNov1.hap1, whole genome shotgun sequence window:
- the LOC112993021 gene encoding keratin, type I cytoskeletal 15-like codes for MTTSFRQSSSSTYGGGFGGGGSSCSRLSSVRSGGSYRAPSIHGGSGGRGVSVSSARYVSSVGSGYGGGLSSGFGSGYGGGYGGSGALQSGFGWGASCGFGGGAGFGGGAGFGGGLDFGGGDGLLSGNEKITMQNLNDRLAAYLDKVRALEEANADLEVKIRDWYQKQAPTSPERDYSHYYKIIEDLRDKILAATIDNSRIILEIDNAKLAADDFRLKYENELFLRQSVESDINGLRRVLDELTLSRADLEMQIENLKEELAYLKKNHEEEMKEFKNQLSGTVNVEMDAAPGIDLTRILSEMREQYEALAEKNRKDAEAWFFTQTDELNREVATHTQQIQTSKSEITELRRTFQGLEIELQSQLSMKAGLEANLRDTEARYCAQLAQIQTLITNVEEQLSELRCDMERQNQEYRMLMDIKSRLEQEIATYRQLLEGQDSQMSGWSSKDAHLSSGRVRISVEDSVDGKVVSTREKKFP; via the exons ATGACCACGTCCTTCAGGCAGAGCTCTTCCTCTACCTACGGCGGTGGCTTTGGGggtggtggcagcagctgctctcGCCTCTCCTCGGTCCGCTCGGGAGGATCCTACAGGGCTCCAAGCATACACGGAGGATCTGGTGGCAGGGGGGTCTCTGTCTCTTCGGCTCGGTATGTCTCCTCCGTAGGGAGCGGATATGGTGGTGGCTTGAGTTCTGGTTTTGGTAGTGGCTATGGGGGAGGCTACGGAGGAAGCGGTGCCTTGCAAAGTGGCTTTGGCTGGGGTGCAAGCTGCGGCTTTGGTGGAGGGGCCGGCTTTGGTGGAGGGGCCGGCTTTGGTGGAGGTCTTGACTTTGGGGGTGGCGATGGCCTTCTCTCTGGAAACGAGAAGATAACTATGCAGAATCTGAACGACCGCCTGGCCGCGTACCTGGACAAGGTACGAGCGCTGGAGGAGGCAAACGCTGATCTGGAGGTCAAAATCCGAGACTGGTATCAGAAGCAAGCTCCCACCAGCCCAGAGCGAGACTACAGCCACTATTACAAGATAATTGAAGATCTCCGAGACAAG ATCCTTGCAGCTACTATTGACAATTCCAGAATCATTTTGGAGATTGACAACGCCAAGCTGGCTGCAGATGACTTCAGACTGAA ataCGAGAATGAGCTGTTCCTGCGCCAGAGCGTGGAGTCCGACATCAACGGCCTGCGCAGGGTCCTGGATGAGCTGACCCTGTCCAGAGCTGACCTGGAGATGCAGATCGAGAACCTGAAGGAGGAGCTGGCCTACCTCAAGAAGAACCACGAGGAG GAaatgaaagaatttaaaaatcagcTAAGCGGAACAGTCAATGTAGAAATGGATGCTGCTCCTGGAATCGACCTGACCAGGATACTGTCGGAGATGAGGGAACAGTACGAAGCTCTGGCGGAGAAGAATCGTAAGGATGCTGAGGCCTGGTTCTTCACCCAG actgaTGAGCTGAACCGTGAAGTAGCCACACATACACAACAGATACAGACCAGCAAATCGGAGATCACAGAGCTGAGACGCACGTTCCAGGGCCTGGAGATAGAGCTCCAGTCCCAGCTCAGCATG AAAGCTGGACTGGAAGCCAACTTGCGAGATACCGAAGCACGATACTGCGCACAACTAGCACAGATTCAGACCCTCATCACCAACGTTGAGGAGCAGCTGAGTGAACTCCGATGCGACATGGAGCGTCAGAACCAGGAGTACCGGATGCTCATGGACATCAAAAGCCGCCTGGAGCAGGAGATCGCCACGTACCGCCAGTTGCTGGAGGGCCAGGACTCTCA GATGTCGGGATGGAGCTCCAAGGATG
- the LOC112993032 gene encoding keratin, type I cytoskeletal 19, protein MASYSFRQTTSSVSGGLGGSSARLGGGSFRAPSIHGGSGGRGVSVSSARFVSSGLGSGVGGGYGGSFSSSFSGGFGGGYGGLGSGDGLLSGNEKTTMQNLNDRLASYLDKVRALEEANSDLEIKIRDWYQKQGPGPARDYSPYYKTIEDLREKILAATIDNSKIVLQIDNARLAADDFKTKFETEQALRMSVEADINGLRKVLDELTLSRADLELQIENLKEELAYLKKNHEEEMSALGGQVAGQVSVEVDSAPGTDLSKILADMRDQYEHMAEKNRKDAEAWFHSKSEELNREVAVNTEQLQSSKSEVTDLRRTLQGLDIELQSQLSMKAALETSLADTEGRYGAQLAQIQALIGGMEAQLADLRADMERQNGEYKALMDIKTRLEQEIATYRQLLEGQESQLFGSLPAAADKGDKLADGKKY, encoded by the exons ATGGCCAGTTACAGCTTCAGGCAAACTACCTCTTCTGTGTCAGGAGGACTTGGTGGCTCCTCAGCCCGTCTTGGTGGGGGTTCCTTCAGGGCCCCGAGTATCCACGGTGGATCTGGTGGCAGGGGTGTCTCGGTCTCTTCTGCTAGATTTGTCTCTTCTGGCCTAGGAAGTGGCGTGGGTGGTGGATATGGTGGCAGTTTTAGCAGCAGCTTCAGTGGTGGCTTTGGTGGTGGGTACGGTGGTCTGGGCAGTGGTGACGGCCTCCTTTCAGGAAATGAGAAGACAACTATGCAAAATCTGAATGACCGCCTAGCATCTTACTTGGACAAAGTGCGTGCACTGGAAGAGGCAAATTCTGATCTTGAAATTAAAATCCGAGACTGGTACCAGAAGCAAGGACCAGGGCCTGCTCGGGACTACAGTCCTTATTATAAGACTATCGAAGACCTTCGAGAAAAG ATCCTTGCTGCCACTATCGACAactccaagattgtcttgcagaTTGATAACGCCAGGCTGGCTGCTGATGACTTTAAAACCAA GTTCGAAACAGAGCAAGCTCTTCGCATGAGCGTGGAGGCTGACATCAACGGCCTGCGCAAAGTCCTGGATGAGCTGACCCTGTCCAGAGCAGACTTGGAGCTGCAGATCGAAAACTTAAAGGAGGAGCTGGCCTACCTAAAGAAGAACCATGAGGag GAAATGAGTGCCCTGGGAGGGCAGGTAGCCGGCCAAGTGAGTGTCGAGGTGGACTCTGCTCCAGGCACCGACCTCTCCAAGATCCTGGCTGATATGAGAGACCAGTACGAGCACATGGCTGAAAAGAACAGGAAGGATGCCGAGGCCTGGTTCCACAGCAAG AGTGAAGAGCTGAACCGTGAAGTAGCTGTGAACACCGAGCAACTGCAGAGCAGCAAGTCTGAGGTCACGGACTTGAGACGCACCCTCCAAGGGCTGGACATAGAGCTTCAGTCCCAGCTCAGCATG AAAGCGGCGCTGGAGACCAGCCTGGCCGACACGGAAGGCCGCTACGGCGCCCAGCTGGCGCAGATCCAGGCCCTGATCGGCGGCATGGAGGCCCAGCTGGCTGACCTGCGAGCCGACATGGAGCGCCAGAACGGCGAGTACAAGGCCCTCATGGACATCAAGACCCGCCTGGAGCAGGAGATCGCCACGTACCGCCAGCTCCTGGAGGGCCAGGAGAGCCA GCTCTTTGGctccctccctgcagctgctg ACAAAGGAGACAAGCTGGCAGACGGAAAAAAGTACTGA